Proteins encoded by one window of Streptomyces sp. NBC_01477:
- a CDS encoding short chain dehydrogenase produces the protein MKVLVVGATGTIGGAVAAALEASHQVVGASRRGPATADLEDPASLDALFGQVTDLDAVVCCAASGPLVDLESAADEDFAAGLRGKLLGQVALARRAVRHLRDGGSITLTGGTFSAPMAGGSLGALVNSGLEGFVRNAAGELPRGLRINLVSPGWIRETLEGMGADGSAGTPAAEVARAYVAAVEGGAQGQTVRP, from the coding sequence ATGAAGGTACTTGTGGTCGGGGCGACAGGAACGATCGGCGGCGCTGTCGCCGCCGCGCTGGAGGCTTCTCATCAGGTGGTCGGGGCGTCGCGCCGCGGGCCGGCGACGGCGGACCTGGAGGATCCCGCGTCCCTGGACGCCCTCTTCGGCCAGGTGACGGATCTCGACGCCGTGGTGTGCTGCGCCGCCAGTGGCCCGCTGGTGGACCTGGAGTCGGCGGCCGACGAGGACTTCGCGGCCGGACTGCGCGGAAAACTGCTGGGCCAGGTCGCGCTGGCCAGGCGAGCCGTACGCCATCTCCGCGACGGCGGCTCCATCACGCTGACCGGCGGGACCTTCTCCGCCCCGATGGCCGGCGGGTCGCTGGGAGCCCTCGTCAACAGCGGACTTGAGGGCTTCGTGCGCAATGCCGCGGGGGAGCTGCCGCGGGGGCTGCGGATCAACCTGGTCAGCCCCGGCTGGATCAGGGAGACGCTGGAGGGCATGGGCGCGGACGGGTCGGCGGGCACGCCGGCCGCCGAGGTGGCCCGCGCGTATGTGGCGGCGGTGGAAGGCGGCGCGCAGGGTCAGACCGTACGCCCGTAG
- a CDS encoding CHAT domain-containing protein — protein MVQVRLADAGDLFMAWTWVAGAQGFGTGQGPAAEVDRAVAALAAALPGAGGGAEGMRRALDSGAMAGHRAEHLLALALAEALWPQGLTAQIRQVSARAGRPLVRIQPSPRVAQVPWELLAVDGEVRLIDLADVVTTAPVSLRSRGPAVPQAAPTDAVVLVLDPRVPGFRADSPLGSVLGPPGSDPALLALVRRRLDAGAVLPPVAAPVEAFRRSDLDRDWLGGVLRERPRRLMYVGHVSGAPVEGGQSEDGTLHLCCGPGTVGLTGTVRTHRPLSAKDLLLGTLPLRADGEPGARIWPAPPRVALIGCESGGDLRFAESFGLATAMLHNGAELVTATRWVLPTSFAFHRLAGLPDSVRPLTEAIVAVDTAHEHPDPVRRLGRWQREQLDHWRTGGRIEHSPLLWAAMTCIVV, from the coding sequence GTGGTCCAGGTCCGGCTGGCCGACGCCGGGGACCTGTTCATGGCCTGGACGTGGGTGGCCGGGGCCCAGGGGTTCGGCACGGGGCAGGGGCCCGCCGCCGAGGTCGACCGGGCGGTCGCCGCGCTGGCCGCCGCGCTGCCGGGGGCGGGCGGCGGGGCCGAGGGGATGCGCCGGGCGCTCGACTCGGGCGCGATGGCCGGCCACCGGGCCGAGCACCTGCTCGCGCTGGCGCTCGCCGAGGCGCTGTGGCCGCAGGGGCTCACCGCGCAGATACGCCAGGTGTCGGCGCGGGCGGGCCGTCCGCTGGTGCGGATCCAGCCGTCGCCCCGGGTCGCCCAGGTCCCGTGGGAACTGCTCGCCGTGGACGGCGAGGTGCGGCTCATCGACCTGGCGGACGTCGTGACCACCGCGCCGGTGTCATTGCGGTCGCGGGGTCCCGCCGTGCCCCAGGCGGCGCCCACGGACGCGGTCGTGCTCGTCCTCGACCCCCGGGTGCCCGGATTCCGGGCCGACTCCCCGCTCGGCTCGGTCCTGGGGCCGCCCGGCTCGGACCCGGCGCTGCTGGCACTCGTCCGGCGCCGCCTCGACGCGGGCGCGGTCCTGCCGCCGGTCGCCGCGCCGGTGGAGGCCTTCCGCCGCAGCGACCTGGACCGGGACTGGCTCGGCGGTGTGCTCCGCGAGAGGCCGCGCCGGCTGATGTACGTCGGGCACGTGAGCGGCGCGCCGGTCGAGGGCGGGCAGAGCGAGGACGGCACGCTCCATCTGTGCTGCGGCCCGGGGACCGTGGGCCTGACCGGGACGGTGCGCACCCATCGGCCGCTGTCGGCCAAGGACCTCCTGCTGGGTACGCTCCCGCTGCGCGCCGACGGCGAGCCGGGTGCGCGGATCTGGCCCGCGCCGCCGCGGGTCGCGCTGATCGGCTGCGAGAGCGGCGGCGATCTGCGGTTCGCCGAATCCTTCGGCCTGGCGACGGCGATGCTCCACAACGGCGCCGAACTGGTCACCGCCACCCGCTGGGTACTGCCGACCAGCTTCGCCTTCCACCGGCTGGCCGGCCTGCCCGACTCCGTACGCCCGCTGACGGAGGCGATCGTCGCCGTCGACACCGCACACGAGCACCCCGACCCGGTGCGCCGGCTCGGCCGCTGGCAGCGCGAGCAGCTCGACCACTGGCGCACCGGCGGCCGGATCGAGCACTCGCCCCTGCTGTGGGCGGCCATGACCTGCATCGTCGTATGA
- a CDS encoding tetratricopeptide repeat protein, giving the protein MPDDNDDKDHGLDGHGAGGADDAGGAGGAIPRLYGEPFDSAFALAEEHQLIPDLAAAHAVYAESLTLAESIEDSPDVRFLRGHLLSNIASVQLKATDLAAAAEATERALGLIDGVASAPMGPNGRQVWLEVRLKTLLGKADLLRRTGHLDEALACLDQAAAALPEFADPEGLRTAELGMNRVHLLMERGEWGAAEEHASALLSTTPATAVPAIARILTALGLICASTGRFDQAEDWFARAEDGFRATGDTGERQLLLAHRAYTAMCRRDLDRAERLYAEASAVFERQRQFGDLAVCEQARGFLAGLRGDDAGARDLLGASLARFARLGASVAAADSMLLGAQQAYERGDIDGMKHLAQQARDVYQERAMYERCAQVDLMVARTLEDNLNRADHGEHEAESVATALSFALPAALALEAARYDFATAHARSQWLELADDAMQLVFRLAVRRQDQGLIFELVEHRCAGASLVLDRTPRPAAPAAPAAEPASVFPSAAMKTYGHPEGPMTLGGVAAEAAASAGLRVAPPPKVRMSQETGRTALQQYIAAAEFRYHRRIVSEEEVPFWPPTSPTA; this is encoded by the coding sequence ATGCCGGACGACAACGACGACAAGGACCACGGGCTCGACGGGCACGGCGCGGGCGGCGCTGATGACGCGGGCGGCGCGGGCGGCGCGATCCCGCGGCTGTACGGGGAGCCGTTCGACAGCGCCTTCGCCCTGGCCGAGGAACACCAGCTGATCCCCGACCTGGCCGCCGCGCACGCCGTCTACGCGGAATCGCTCACCCTGGCCGAGTCGATCGAGGACTCGCCCGATGTGCGATTCCTGCGGGGGCACCTGCTGTCGAACATCGCGAGCGTGCAGCTCAAGGCGACGGACCTGGCCGCGGCGGCGGAGGCCACCGAGCGGGCGCTCGGTCTGATCGACGGCGTCGCGTCGGCGCCGATGGGGCCGAACGGCCGTCAAGTGTGGCTGGAAGTGCGGCTGAAGACGCTGCTCGGCAAGGCCGACCTGCTGCGCAGGACCGGCCACCTGGACGAGGCGCTGGCCTGTCTCGACCAAGCGGCGGCGGCACTGCCCGAGTTCGCCGATCCCGAGGGACTGCGGACCGCCGAACTCGGCATGAACCGGGTGCATCTGCTGATGGAGCGCGGCGAGTGGGGAGCGGCGGAGGAGCACGCCTCGGCGCTGCTGTCCACCACACCGGCGACCGCGGTGCCGGCCATCGCGCGGATACTGACCGCGCTCGGCCTGATCTGCGCCTCCACGGGCCGGTTCGACCAGGCCGAGGACTGGTTCGCCCGCGCGGAGGACGGCTTCCGGGCGACGGGGGACACCGGGGAGCGGCAACTGCTGCTCGCGCACCGGGCGTACACCGCGATGTGCCGGCGCGACCTCGACCGCGCCGAGCGGCTGTACGCCGAGGCGTCCGCGGTCTTCGAGCGGCAGCGGCAGTTCGGTGACCTGGCGGTCTGCGAACAGGCCCGCGGCTTCCTCGCCGGCCTGCGCGGCGACGACGCCGGCGCGCGGGACCTGCTGGGGGCGAGTCTGGCCCGGTTCGCCCGGCTCGGCGCCTCGGTCGCCGCCGCCGACAGCATGCTGCTGGGCGCCCAGCAGGCCTACGAGCGGGGCGACATCGACGGGATGAAGCACCTGGCCCAGCAAGCCCGTGACGTCTACCAGGAACGGGCGATGTACGAGCGGTGCGCGCAGGTCGACCTGATGGTCGCGCGAACCCTCGAGGACAACCTGAACCGGGCCGACCACGGCGAGCACGAGGCGGAGTCCGTCGCCACCGCGCTCTCCTTCGCCCTTCCCGCCGCCCTGGCCCTGGAAGCGGCGCGCTACGACTTCGCCACCGCCCATGCGCGCAGCCAGTGGCTGGAACTGGCCGATGACGCCATGCAGCTGGTCTTCCGCCTCGCCGTCCGCAGGCAGGACCAGGGCCTGATCTTCGAGCTGGTCGAGCACCGCTGCGCGGGCGCCTCGCTGGTACTGGACCGTACGCCGCGGCCGGCGGCACCCGCCGCGCCCGCCGCGGAGCCCGCGTCGGTCTTCCCGAGCGCGGCCATGAAGACGTACGGGCACCCGGAAGGGCCGATGACGCTCGGCGGAGTGGCGGCGGAGGCCGCCGCTTCCGCCGGGCTGCGGGTGGCGCCGCCACCGAAGGTGCGGATGTCGCAGGAGACCGGGCGTACCGCGCTCCAGCAGTACATCGCGGCGGCCGAATTCCGCTATCACCGGCGGATCGTGAGCGAGGAGGAGGTGCCGTTCTGGCCGCCGACATCGCCGACAGCCTGA
- a CDS encoding DUF3592 domain-containing protein — translation MSFSEAVALWWVVPAGLALLGYGLSLAGLSRAQRAEWVTARIVEVLPPAHGDSKRPGIPVTVAFQDPAGGAEFTLPNAGKHGDAVHQAWVGREVDVRYPPGRPHRFRIVLDASDEKHGRAGPNCTVFLLLLGVAIHATVARGYPYALIGFGGLVTYCTAFGQDIRQARARDALLASAVAVPGRVVAVTRDVYTDGEGGEVINHAPVVAFTTLDGTRVTALSLDGIPAPSRSLDRDLTIHYSPADPAVWTHDLAAERRGNETTVAVVVIAAVLGIAAVVTGAILL, via the coding sequence ATGAGCTTTTCCGAGGCGGTGGCGCTGTGGTGGGTGGTGCCCGCGGGGCTGGCACTGCTCGGCTACGGGCTGTCGCTCGCCGGGCTGAGCCGGGCCCAGCGAGCGGAATGGGTGACGGCGCGGATCGTGGAAGTGCTGCCGCCGGCGCACGGCGACTCCAAACGGCCCGGGATACCGGTCACGGTCGCCTTCCAGGACCCGGCCGGCGGAGCGGAATTCACCCTGCCGAACGCCGGCAAGCACGGTGACGCGGTCCACCAGGCCTGGGTGGGCCGCGAGGTGGACGTGCGCTACCCGCCCGGGCGCCCGCACCGGTTCCGTATCGTGCTCGACGCCTCGGATGAGAAGCACGGCCGGGCCGGACCGAACTGCACGGTCTTCCTTCTCCTGCTCGGCGTCGCGATCCACGCCACCGTCGCCCGGGGCTACCCGTACGCGCTGATCGGCTTCGGCGGCCTCGTCACCTACTGCACGGCGTTCGGCCAGGACATCCGCCAGGCCCGCGCCCGCGACGCCCTGCTGGCCTCGGCCGTCGCCGTCCCCGGGCGCGTCGTGGCGGTCACCAGGGACGTCTACACCGACGGTGAGGGCGGCGAGGTCATCAACCACGCCCCCGTCGTCGCCTTCACCACTCTCGACGGCACCCGCGTCACCGCGCTGTCGCTCGACGGCATCCCCGCTCCGAGCCGATCGCTCGACCGCGACCTCACCATCCACTACTCCCCCGCCGACCCGGCCGTCTGGACGCACGACCTCGCGGCGGAGCGCCGCGGCAACGAGACCACCGTCGCCGTGGTCGTCATCGCGGCGGTCCTCGGCATCGCGGCGGTCGTGACCGGCGCGATCCTCCTCTGA
- a CDS encoding PP2C family protein-serine/threonine phosphatase, giving the protein MLFSGRRRVADPREDRSEGFGERLLGVLLDRAHEMPPQLIAPLVAEEVGRIGGREVSILLQDYEQLLLVPLPGRRLTIAGPEPVVGSPAGESFLHRRTVEVAEAGGVRMYLPLLDGSDQIGVMVLTLDRVNDNDRRLLRRLAALVADMIVTKDAYTDEFFQARRRAPMSVAAEIQWSLLPPLSMTVPQVEVAGILEPAYQVAGDSFDYALNGDELHAAMIDAMGHGLDAATMATVAIGAYRHTRRAKTDLSHMYAFMDRAIEQQFSADHFVTAQMLCLNVAVGHLKWVNAGHPAPVLIRGGAVHERLDSPTTLPLGFGGEQPQVSQRLLKPGDQVLCYTDGLVEEHRDGQAPFGEAQFIDAINHTLKAEGSGGVRAIARTLSHELKRRRGGITTDDASLFLIEWRGGAADHLAVLT; this is encoded by the coding sequence GTGCTTTTCAGTGGCCGGCGGCGCGTCGCGGATCCGCGGGAGGACCGCTCGGAAGGGTTCGGCGAGCGGCTGCTCGGCGTGCTGCTCGACCGGGCCCATGAGATGCCGCCCCAGCTGATCGCCCCGCTGGTCGCCGAGGAGGTGGGCCGGATCGGCGGCCGGGAGGTGTCGATCCTCCTTCAGGACTACGAGCAGCTGCTGCTCGTACCGCTCCCGGGGCGGCGGCTGACGATCGCGGGGCCGGAACCGGTCGTGGGCTCCCCCGCCGGTGAATCCTTCCTGCACCGCAGGACCGTGGAGGTCGCCGAGGCCGGCGGGGTGCGGATGTACCTGCCGCTGCTGGACGGCAGCGACCAGATCGGCGTCATGGTCCTCACCCTCGACCGCGTCAACGACAACGACCGGCGGCTGCTGCGCCGCCTCGCCGCGCTGGTCGCCGACATGATCGTGACCAAGGACGCCTACACCGACGAGTTCTTCCAGGCCCGCCGCCGCGCGCCGATGTCGGTGGCCGCCGAGATCCAGTGGTCGCTGCTGCCCCCGCTGTCGATGACCGTTCCCCAGGTCGAGGTCGCCGGCATCCTGGAGCCCGCCTACCAGGTCGCGGGCGACAGCTTCGACTACGCGCTCAACGGGGACGAACTGCATGCCGCGATGATCGACGCGATGGGCCACGGCCTGGACGCCGCGACCATGGCCACCGTCGCGATCGGCGCCTACCGGCACACCCGGCGCGCGAAGACCGACCTGTCGCACATGTACGCCTTCATGGACCGGGCCATCGAGCAGCAGTTCAGCGCCGACCACTTCGTGACCGCGCAGATGCTGTGCCTGAACGTCGCCGTCGGCCACCTGAAGTGGGTCAACGCCGGCCACCCCGCGCCGGTCCTGATCCGCGGCGGCGCCGTCCACGAGCGGCTGGACAGCCCGACGACCCTGCCGCTGGGCTTCGGCGGTGAGCAGCCGCAGGTCAGCCAGCGCCTCCTCAAGCCCGGCGACCAGGTCCTGTGCTACACCGACGGGCTGGTCGAAGAACACCGCGACGGTCAGGCGCCGTTCGGCGAGGCGCAGTTCATCGACGCGATCAACCACACCCTCAAGGCCGAGGGAAGCGGCGGGGTACGCGCGATCGCCCGCACCCTGTCGCACGAGCTCAAGCGCAGGCGGGGCGGCATCACCACCGATGACGCCTCCCTCTTCCTCATCGAATGGCGCGGCGGCGCCGCCGACCACCTCGCCGTCCTCACGTAA
- a CDS encoding SRPBCC family protein, translating to MTKSAEREADGQVDNSTSPLEELRGELGNYVGARAQHLADSVGDKLTSFSMPSTNGDGSGILSLGKRVLSGENPVKAVVSEKAKGAKDKVVGGVKDAIGGGDGTAGDTKVTNMVEVIDIGRPLRFVYDHWTQFEEFGSFAKGVSDVTMSDEVESDWKLKVAFSNRNWKATVQEQVPDERIVWDSEGDRATTHGAISFHELTPDLTRVVVVVEYRPSGFFEKTGNLWRAQGRRLRLDLKHFQRYVTLTDEEPEGWRGEIRDSEVVRTHEEALEDEDADAGADADTDDEYDDDEEEAGEDAADEDEEYAEDDEDDT from the coding sequence ATGACGAAGAGCGCAGAGCGCGAAGCGGATGGACAAGTGGACAACAGCACCTCCCCGCTGGAGGAGTTGCGCGGGGAACTCGGCAATTACGTCGGAGCGCGTGCCCAGCATCTCGCGGACTCGGTGGGCGACAAGCTCACGAGCTTCAGCATGCCGTCCACGAACGGCGACGGCAGCGGCATACTGTCTCTCGGCAAACGCGTCCTGAGCGGTGAGAACCCCGTGAAGGCGGTCGTCAGCGAGAAGGCCAAGGGCGCGAAGGACAAGGTCGTCGGAGGCGTCAAGGACGCCATCGGCGGCGGCGACGGGACAGCGGGCGACACCAAGGTCACCAACATGGTCGAGGTCATCGACATCGGGCGGCCACTGCGTTTCGTCTACGACCACTGGACGCAGTTCGAGGAGTTCGGCTCTTTCGCCAAGGGCGTCAGCGACGTCACCATGTCGGACGAGGTCGAATCGGACTGGAAGCTCAAGGTCGCCTTCTCCAACCGGAATTGGAAGGCCACCGTCCAGGAGCAGGTGCCCGACGAACGCATTGTCTGGGACTCGGAAGGGGACCGCGCCACCACGCACGGCGCTATCAGCTTCCATGAGCTGACCCCTGACCTGACCCGGGTCGTCGTCGTGGTCGAGTACCGGCCGTCCGGATTCTTCGAGAAGACGGGCAATCTGTGGCGCGCACAGGGCCGCCGGCTGCGCCTGGACCTGAAGCACTTCCAGCGCTACGTCACCCTGACCGACGAGGAGCCCGAAGGCTGGCGGGGCGAGATCCGCGACAGCGAAGTCGTCAGGACCCACGAGGAGGCCCTGGAGGACGAGGACGCCGACGCGGGAGCGGACGCCGACACGGACGACGAGTACGACGACGACGAGGAGGAGGCGGGCGAGGACGCGGCGGACGAGGACGAGGAGTACGCCGAGGACGACGAGGACGACACGTGA
- a CDS encoding PRC-barrel domain-containing protein, with translation MTEDVFDSPEALRHLTAYDRDGERIGSVDHVYVEDMGRRPEWVTVRTDAQGAGEGDTFVPLEGATHTREGVLDLACTLEGVRSAPRMEAEQHLDLVQEQELYVHYGLSTPQEEASGAPGVGDQRPKSPVPEGDSELQGIRELADDTAPAAAPVPRLRKYVPGESGSGGTAESSAADRGNR, from the coding sequence ATGACCGAGGACGTCTTCGACAGCCCGGAAGCGCTCAGGCACCTGACCGCCTATGACCGGGACGGCGAGCGGATCGGCTCCGTCGACCATGTGTACGTGGAGGACATGGGGCGCCGCCCGGAGTGGGTGACGGTACGGACGGACGCGCAGGGCGCGGGCGAGGGCGACACCTTCGTCCCGCTGGAGGGGGCCACGCACACCCGGGAAGGCGTACTCGACCTGGCCTGCACGCTGGAAGGTGTGCGCAGCGCGCCCCGGATGGAGGCGGAACAGCACCTCGACCTCGTCCAGGAGCAGGAGCTGTACGTGCACTACGGGCTCTCCACGCCCCAGGAGGAGGCGTCCGGCGCACCCGGTGTCGGCGATCAGCGGCCCAAGTCGCCGGTGCCCGAGGGGGACAGCGAACTCCAGGGCATCAGGGAACTCGCCGACGACACCGCGCCGGCCGCCGCCCCCGTCCCGCGGCTGCGCAAGTACGTCCCCGGCGAGTCCGGATCCGGCGGGACGGCGGAGTCCTCCGCCGCCGACCGCGGGAACCGCTGA